A single genomic interval of Mucilaginibacter robiniae harbors:
- a CDS encoding AI-2E family transporter, with protein MSPEDKSKEPVDWAVYIKKTWIKWSILALIAVFLLLFKAIVSIILLTLASALLAIYFYGFTGLLQRYLHLPAKVSLIVSVTLNLLLLVGFFWFAGSRLESQITQLSDTLPSTIQHAQSQLQQSALGSKVLDYINSSGTGGKTSAFVRHFFSSSFGALSDLYLIILITMFFVASPMMYKRGVVHLLPETAKDKGDELLDQLGDVLKKWIKGQIIGFFFIAVFTGLGLWALGLPLVFTLALIAGFLNFVPNFGPIIAVIPATLLGLMQGPTTALLTFGLYTLVQVIQSAVTQPIIQKRMISMPPVLTVVAQVAMGALTGFWGVLLATPIVAIGMTLVQELYVKKQTYHKYPLN; from the coding sequence ATGAGCCCTGAAGACAAAAGCAAAGAACCAGTGGACTGGGCCGTGTACATCAAAAAGACATGGATCAAGTGGAGCATACTGGCGCTAATCGCCGTGTTTTTGCTGCTGTTTAAAGCCATTGTCAGTATTATCCTGCTCACATTAGCCAGTGCGTTGCTGGCTATTTATTTTTACGGTTTTACAGGGCTTTTACAGCGCTACCTGCACTTGCCGGCCAAAGTAAGCCTGATTGTTTCGGTAACTTTAAACCTGTTGCTGCTGGTTGGTTTCTTTTGGTTCGCCGGTTCCAGGCTCGAGTCGCAGATCACGCAGTTGTCTGACACTCTGCCTTCCACCATTCAGCACGCCCAGTCGCAGTTGCAGCAATCTGCTTTGGGCAGCAAGGTGTTGGATTACATCAATTCCAGCGGAACCGGAGGTAAAACCTCTGCTTTCGTGAGGCATTTCTTTTCATCCAGCTTTGGCGCCCTGAGTGATTTGTATCTGATTATCCTGATTACCATGTTCTTTGTAGCCAGCCCTATGATGTACAAAAGAGGAGTGGTGCACCTGCTGCCGGAAACAGCGAAAGACAAAGGGGATGAGCTGCTTGACCAATTGGGTGATGTGCTGAAAAAATGGATTAAAGGACAGATTATCGGGTTTTTCTTTATTGCTGTTTTTACCGGTTTGGGTTTGTGGGCGCTGGGCTTGCCTTTGGTATTCACCCTGGCGCTGATTGCTGGCTTTCTCAACTTTGTACCTAATTTCGGGCCTATCATCGCCGTTATTCCCGCCACGCTGCTGGGTTTGATGCAGGGGCCAACTACGGCTTTACTCACTTTCGGGTTGTACACCCTGGTACAGGTGATACAAAGCGCCGTTACACAGCCCATTATTCAAAAAAGAATGATCAGCATGCCACCGGTGCTTACCGTAGTAGCGCAGGTAGCTATGGGCGCACTAACCGGCTTCTGGGGCGTGCTGCTGGCTACCCCGATTGTGGCCATTGGTATGACCTTGGTGCAAGAACTGTATGTAAAAAAGCAAACTTATCATAAGTATCCGCTGAACTAA
- a CDS encoding ArsR/SmtB family transcription factor, giving the protein MRRDIYQAIADPTRRAILTLLMAGSMTPNAIAEQFASSRQAVSKHLQILTECGALTQAQQGREIYYYLNVQKMKEVDQWLAAFRKLWEDRFNQLDNLLENL; this is encoded by the coding sequence ATGAGACGTGATATTTACCAAGCCATTGCCGACCCGACCCGCCGGGCTATTTTAACCTTGCTCATGGCTGGCTCCATGACCCCTAATGCCATTGCAGAGCAATTTGCAAGCAGTAGGCAGGCGGTTTCAAAGCACTTGCAGATATTGACGGAGTGTGGTGCACTAACACAAGCGCAACAAGGTCGTGAGATCTATTACTATTTAAATGTTCAGAAAATGAAAGAGGTAGATCAATGGCTGGCCGCATTCCGCAAATTATGGGAAGACCGCTTTAACCAATTAGACAACTTATTAGAAAACTTATAA
- a CDS encoding SRPBCC family protein, translated as MTNNFVFEKDLSAKKIHVVREFNAPIEKVWKAWTDPDLLEKWWGPKPWVAKTKSMDFRVGGAWLYFMEGPEGQVHWSHVKFTAIEEGSRFAADAVFSDENGNSTPGAPVGHWDNQFIAIGSKTKVVVNLSFDDEATIKMMVEMGFEGGFTMGLNQLEELLATA; from the coding sequence ATGACCAACAATTTTGTTTTTGAAAAAGACCTTTCTGCAAAGAAAATTCATGTTGTACGTGAGTTTAATGCACCGATTGAAAAAGTATGGAAAGCCTGGACAGATCCGGACTTGCTCGAAAAATGGTGGGGACCAAAGCCCTGGGTGGCCAAAACCAAATCGATGGACTTTAGAGTAGGCGGTGCTTGGTTGTATTTTATGGAAGGCCCAGAAGGTCAAGTGCACTGGAGCCATGTAAAATTTACAGCTATTGAAGAGGGAAGCCGTTTTGCGGCTGATGCTGTGTTTTCGGATGAGAACGGCAACTCGACGCCGGGTGCGCCAGTAGGACATTGGGATAACCAATTTATCGCCATAGGTAGTAAAACTAAGGTGGTGGTAAACCTGAGCTTCGATGATGAAGCAACCATAAAGATGATGGTGGAAATGGGCTTTGAAGGCGGCTTTACTATGGGCCTGAATCAACTGGAAGAATTACTGGCTACAGCATAA
- a CDS encoding SRPBCC family protein produces MNKNFLFKVDWTVKRIYLSREFDAPIEKVWKAFTDPELLKQWAVPKDWTIQDQTWDFTVGGVSTYLMIGPEGERHWMYDEFTTIENGTRFSSIGMYCDDQGNPNREGPKSYTENKFFSIEGNRTKIEATHVFDDENTFKWFAEGGFIEGSAMTYNQLDEVLTSE; encoded by the coding sequence ATGAACAAGAACTTTCTTTTTAAAGTCGACTGGACTGTCAAAAGAATTTACCTATCGCGCGAATTTGATGCGCCGATAGAAAAAGTTTGGAAAGCGTTTACAGATCCTGAACTGCTTAAACAATGGGCCGTGCCAAAAGATTGGACGATTCAAGACCAGACTTGGGATTTTACAGTTGGCGGCGTATCGACTTATCTCATGATTGGCCCCGAGGGCGAACGGCACTGGATGTATGATGAATTTACTACGATAGAAAACGGCACCCGTTTTTCATCTATAGGTATGTATTGTGATGACCAAGGTAACCCGAACAGAGAAGGGCCAAAATCCTATACAGAGAACAAATTCTTTTCCATCGAAGGTAATAGAACCAAGATAGAAGCTACTCACGTCTTTGATGATGAAAACACCTTTAAATGGTTTGCGGAAGGCGGCTTTATAGAAGGTTCTGCAATGACTTATAACCAACTGGATGAAGTGTTGACTTCGGAATAA
- a CDS encoding TROVE domain-containing protein yields MKFNLLSKAKKALVNHEGAKAYAMSPEMELYTTVVTWSLNDSFYEKDEDRLKRLRTLIGKCNPVFVGKLAVYARTKMYMRSVPLVLVTELAKIHSGDDLIARVTDKVINRADEITELLACYQQLNQRSGPKKLNKLSKQLQKGLSAAFNKFDEYQFAKYNRPAEIKLRDALFLVHPKAKDELQQLLFNKIVNGSLQTPYTWETELSGLGQLSFDSEEAKFEAFKVKWEELIDSGKLGYMAMLRNLRNIMEAGVSYQHIQKVCSILSSAEQVVKAKQFPFRYLSAYRELLNIEAEPQGRSLVEKVSRLLLNGNMGYTGEVLEALEKAVQVSAANIKGFNFNTRVLLACDVSGSMQQPIFAKSKMLLYDIGLMLAMLLQSRCKNVQVGMFGDKWKTIAVPRNNILGNVQEFYKREGEVGYATNGYLVIKDLLNRRVEMDKVMLFTDCQLWNNMGNNDHIQSLWIQYKQKVAPDAKLYLFDLRGYGQAPLQLQQYEVYLIAGWSDKIFEVLDALDKGGSAITEIQKTEL; encoded by the coding sequence ATGAAATTCAACCTGTTAAGCAAAGCAAAAAAAGCACTGGTAAACCATGAGGGTGCCAAAGCTTACGCTATGTCGCCAGAGATGGAGTTGTACACTACGGTAGTAACTTGGTCGCTTAATGATTCGTTTTATGAAAAGGACGAAGACCGGTTAAAGCGTCTGCGTACACTAATCGGCAAGTGCAACCCGGTATTTGTAGGTAAGTTGGCGGTTTACGCCCGTACTAAAATGTATATGCGTTCGGTACCACTGGTACTAGTAACCGAATTGGCCAAAATTCATTCGGGTGATGACCTGATTGCCCGTGTAACGGATAAGGTGATTAACCGTGCTGATGAAATTACCGAGCTTTTAGCTTGCTACCAGCAACTCAACCAGCGTTCCGGCCCTAAAAAGCTGAACAAGCTAAGTAAGCAGCTGCAAAAAGGATTATCGGCGGCTTTCAATAAGTTTGACGAATACCAGTTTGCCAAGTATAACCGGCCTGCCGAGATCAAATTGCGTGATGCCTTGTTTCTGGTTCACCCTAAAGCAAAAGACGAGTTGCAGCAACTACTATTTAACAAAATAGTGAATGGCTCGCTGCAAACGCCTTATACTTGGGAAACTGAACTATCAGGATTGGGCCAATTGAGCTTTGACAGTGAAGAAGCCAAATTTGAAGCTTTTAAAGTAAAGTGGGAAGAACTGATTGACAGCGGTAAGCTGGGCTACATGGCTATGTTGCGTAACCTGCGCAATATAATGGAAGCTGGCGTATCTTATCAGCACATTCAAAAGGTATGTTCAATACTTTCATCTGCCGAACAGGTGGTTAAAGCTAAACAGTTTCCATTTCGTTATTTATCGGCTTATCGTGAATTGCTGAATATAGAAGCCGAGCCTCAAGGCCGTAGCTTAGTTGAAAAAGTGAGTCGTTTATTATTGAACGGCAATATGGGTTATACTGGAGAGGTATTGGAAGCGCTGGAGAAAGCTGTACAGGTTAGTGCAGCCAATATTAAAGGCTTTAACTTTAATACCCGTGTGTTGCTGGCCTGTGATGTGTCTGGTTCTATGCAGCAACCCATATTTGCCAAATCAAAAATGTTGTTGTATGATATTGGTTTAATGCTGGCCATGCTGTTACAATCGCGCTGCAAAAATGTGCAGGTGGGCATGTTTGGCGACAAGTGGAAAACGATTGCTGTGCCACGTAATAACATATTGGGCAACGTGCAGGAGTTTTACAAACGCGAAGGTGAGGTAGGCTACGCCACGAATGGTTACTTGGTAATTAAAGACCTGTTGAATAGGCGAGTAGAAATGGACAAAGTAATGCTGTTTACCGATTGTCAGTTATGGAACAACATGGGCAATAATGACCATATACAATCCTTGTGGATACAGTATAAGCAAAAGGTAGCTCCTGATGCTAAACTATACCTGTTTGACCTGCGAGGTTACGGACAAGCGCCATTACAGCTACAGCAGTATGAAGTATACTTGATAGCCGGCTGGAGCGATAAAATATTTGAAGTACTGGATGCTTTAGATAAAGGCGGCTCGGCTATTACCGAAATACAAAAGACAGAATTATAA